One Helianthus annuus cultivar XRQ/B chromosome 7, HanXRQr2.0-SUNRISE, whole genome shotgun sequence genomic region harbors:
- the LOC110901184 gene encoding WAS/WASL-interacting protein family member 1-like, with protein sequence MPPRMRGRGRGQGAYAAPNDHEAGPSHRRTPSGSHNTDTQNLWRSFTEPARHSVSLSTSPSIPHSFGPQSENEPHNSHQSYIPLQGHQSPFDHPSPVFQGLYNPADYLDVPMGFNPLGPEDHFSGDNAMDVDEDTDPSMPPSGTPNHPIEISDGSPFPQHSSPLHLQQQQQQQQNPSEDSRLVAVTPPPPPPPVLPPPPPR encoded by the exons atgccgccacgtatgagaggaagaggaaggggacaagGAGCATATGCAGCCCCAAATGACCATGAAGCCGGACCTTCGCACAGGCGAACACCTTCAGGCTCCCATAACACAGATACTCAAAATCTGTGGAGGTCTTTTACTGAACCCGCAAGGCACTCGGtttcactgagtacctcaccttctATCCCACACTCCTTTGGGCCTCAATCAGAAAATGAGCCTCACAACTCTCACCAGTCCTATATTCCTCTCCAAGGACACCAATCACCCTTTGACCACCCATCACCTGTTTTCCAAGGCCTGTACAACCCTGCTGACTACCTTGATGTGCctatgggttttaacccactcggaccAGAAGACCATTTTTCTGGTGACAATGCGATGGACGTCGATGAAGATACCGACCCCTCAATGCCACCATCTGGAACTCCGAACCACCCtatcgagatttctgatgggtcacCTTTT CCACAACACAGCTCTCCCTTGCACctccagcagcagcaacagcagcagcagaatccttctgaggattcccGACTTGTCGCGGTCactccaccgccgccaccacctccggttttgcctcctccgcctccaAGGTGA